The Alteromonas macleodii ATCC 27126 genome segment GAAGACTTGCCTGACACTGAAGACCTGTTAGACAGTGAAGACGATGCGCCTATCATCAAGCTTATCAACGCCATGTTGGGCGAGGCGATCAAAGAAGGTGCATCAGATATTCACATTGAAACCTTTGAAAACCAGCTTGTGGTTCGTTTCAGGGTAGACGGCGTATTACGCGAAATTTTGCGCCCGAATCGCAAGCTGTCTTCCATGTTGGTGTCACGTATAAAAGTTATGGCGAAGTTAGACATTGCCGAAAAACGTGTGCCTCAGGACGGTCGTATAACGTTGCGTATTGCAGGGCGAGCGGTGGATGTGCGTGTTTCTACTATGCCTTCAAGTCACGGCGAGCGCGTGGTACTGCGTCTATTGGATAAGAACAATGCGCGCTTAAATCTAGAAGATTTAGGCATGACGCTGCAAAACCGTAACCACTTTTCATCTCTTATTCGCAAGCCTCACGGCATTATTTTGGTTACCGGTCCAACGGGCTCGGGTAAAAGTACTACCTTGTACGCAGGGTTAACCGAAATAAACTCGCGAGACAGAAACATTTTAACCGTTGAAGATCCTATTGAGTTCGATCTTCCGGGCATCGGACAAACACAGGTTAATCCCCGTGTAGATATGACTTTTGCCAGAGGCCTTCGCGCTATTTTGCGTCAAGACCCCGATGTAGTGATGGTGGGTGAGATTCGTGATATCGAAACGGCGCAAATTGCTGTTCAAGCCAGTTTAACCGGTCACTTAGTACTCTCTACTCTGCATACCAATACGGCAGCAGGCGCGATCACCCGTTTAGAAGACATGGGTATTGAGCCATTTCTGTTGTCTTCGAGCTTATTGGCCGTCTTGTCACAGCGACTCGTTCGTACCCTGTGCCCAGATTGCAAAAAGCCACATTCACCTGACGCCTCTGAGCTGGAAATACTAGGGCAGAATGCCACAAGCGAGACCACCATCTACAAGCCCCATGGCTGTGCCGCGTGTAACCAAACCGGGTATCGCGGTCGTACCGGTATTCACGAGCTATTGTTGGTAGATGAAAAAGTGCGCGAGATGATGCACGAAGGTGTAGGTGAGCAAGCCATTGAACGCTACATCAGAAAGACGACACCAAGCATTCGTGAAGACGGCTGTAGTAAAGTGCTGGCGGGCGCTACCTCACTTGAAGAAGTGCTTCGAGTTACGAGGGAAGACTAAATGGCGGCATTCGCTTTTAAGGCGGTTAATGCCCGCGGTAAAAATACAAATGGCGTACTTGAAGGTGATAATGCACGCCAGGTTCGCCAACAGCTGCGCGAAAAAGGTTTAATTCCCTTAGAAGTAGAGCAGGTCGCAGAGCGCGCACAAAGCGAAGGCAAAGGCCTGTCGTTTTCTTTATTTAAACCCCGTATTTCAGCATCAGACTTAGCGCTACTCACGCGTCAGCTCGCCACCCTTGTAGAATCGGCCCTTCCCGTTGAAGAAGCACTGCTTGCCGTCGCTGAACAGTGTGAAAAGCCTCGTCAGAAAAACATGATGATGGCAGTACGCAGTAAAGTCGTAGAAGGTCACGGACTTGCTGATGCATTGGGCCAATTTCCTAGTGTGTTTGACGAGCTATACCGCGCGATGGTTGCAGCTGGTGAAAAATCAGGTCACCTTGATACCGTGCTTAACCGCCTAGCCGACTACACAGAGCGCAGACAACAAACCCGCAGCCAAATTACACAAGCGATGATTTACCCATCGCTAATGCTGTTCTTTGCAATGGGTATCGTGTTGCTATTGTTAACAGTGGTTGTACCTAAAATTGTTGGGCAGTTCGACCACATGGGTCAAGACCTGCCGGGAATAACACAGTTTCTTATTTCTATAAGTACCTGGCTGCAAAATTACGGCTTATTTATGCTTATTGGTATTGCCGTGCTTGTTGTCATTATTCAGCGCGTGCTGCAGCAAAAGCACATGAAGCTACGCTACCACAGAGCGCTGTTAACCTTGCCGTTAATTGGCCGGGTGTCTCGCGGGCTCAATACCGCGCGTTTTGCACGTACCTTAAGTATTTTAAGTGCCAGTGCGGTTCCACTACTAGAAGCTATGCGTATTTCAGGTGATGTGCTAGAAAATCAGCATATTAAAAACCAAGTGGCAGATGCAGCCATTAACGTTAAAGAAGGCAGCAGCCTGCGGGCAGCACTAGATAACACAAAAATGTTTCCACCAATGATGATGCATATGATTGCGTCTGGTGAAAAATCGGGTGAGCTACAGCAAATGCTAGCTCGCGCCGCAGATAATCAAGATAGGGAATTTGAAGCGCTTATTGGTGTCTCACTTAAGGTATTTGAACCCTTACTTATTGTATCGATGGCAGGCATTGTTCTGTTTATCGTTATGGCAATATTGCAACCAATTTTAGCATTGAACAACATGGTGAATATTTAATGAAAACACTTAATCGCAGTTCTGGTTTCAGTTTGATTGAAGTCATGGTCGTACTTCTAATCATCGGTATTATGGCGTC includes the following:
- the gspE gene encoding type II secretion system ATPase GspE — translated: MAGQDEQITQALEAQEEALEAMSEDAGLPEEEAGPRQLSFSFAKRNQVLLETNETPAVLYFTENTPFDVFAEVRRFYGEPFVPKTIPANEFESLLTSAFQRDSSAAKQLMEDLGNESDLFALAEDLPDTEDLLDSEDDAPIIKLINAMLGEAIKEGASDIHIETFENQLVVRFRVDGVLREILRPNRKLSSMLVSRIKVMAKLDIAEKRVPQDGRITLRIAGRAVDVRVSTMPSSHGERVVLRLLDKNNARLNLEDLGMTLQNRNHFSSLIRKPHGIILVTGPTGSGKSTTLYAGLTEINSRDRNILTVEDPIEFDLPGIGQTQVNPRVDMTFARGLRAILRQDPDVVMVGEIRDIETAQIAVQASLTGHLVLSTLHTNTAAGAITRLEDMGIEPFLLSSSLLAVLSQRLVRTLCPDCKKPHSPDASELEILGQNATSETTIYKPHGCAACNQTGYRGRTGIHELLLVDEKVREMMHEGVGEQAIERYIRKTTPSIREDGCSKVLAGATSLEEVLRVTRED
- the gspF gene encoding type II secretion system inner membrane protein GspF; translation: MAAFAFKAVNARGKNTNGVLEGDNARQVRQQLREKGLIPLEVEQVAERAQSEGKGLSFSLFKPRISASDLALLTRQLATLVESALPVEEALLAVAEQCEKPRQKNMMMAVRSKVVEGHGLADALGQFPSVFDELYRAMVAAGEKSGHLDTVLNRLADYTERRQQTRSQITQAMIYPSLMLFFAMGIVLLLLTVVVPKIVGQFDHMGQDLPGITQFLISISTWLQNYGLFMLIGIAVLVVIIQRVLQQKHMKLRYHRALLTLPLIGRVSRGLNTARFARTLSILSASAVPLLEAMRISGDVLENQHIKNQVADAAINVKEGSSLRAALDNTKMFPPMMMHMIASGEKSGELQQMLARAADNQDREFEALIGVSLKVFEPLLIVSMAGIVLFIVMAILQPILALNNMVNI